In Nitrospirota bacterium, the genomic window TCGATCGTCCGTATATAGAAGCCGAGGATCACCAGCGTCAGCACGCGCGCGCGGGGAAACAGCATAAGGTAGGCGCCCAGGATCCCCGAGATCGCCCCGCTGGCGCCGATCATCGGTACGGTAGATCCCGCGTTTGCCAAAGCATGAGTGCCGGCGGCTATGGCACCGCACAGAAAATAAAAAAAGACGAACCGGATCCTGCCCATGGAATCCTCGATATTGTTGCCGAAGATCCAGAGATAGAGCATGTTGCCGGCGACATGCAGGATGCCGCCGTGCAGGAACATAGAGGTGAAGACGGTGGCCCAGGCCGGTACGGCCTGTCCCGCCCCAACGCCCGAGAACAACTTCCGCGGTACGAGCGAGAACGCCGTGACAAAAGCTTCGCCTTGAGGACCGAGCAGCACCTCATGCAGGAACACCAGGCAGTTGAGAACGATGAACAGCAGTGTCACGACGGGAAACCGTTCGGTCGGATTGATGTCTCTGATCGGGATCACCGTGCGCCTCGCGTTTCAGTCCTGCCCCGTCATACCCGCATGCAGAAGCGACCATGCGAACCTCATGCTCTGCATGCTCAGAAATATGGCACACGATACAGGAAATGATCATATTTGTCAATGAAGAGGGGATGGTGGGGCCCCGGGCTGTCCACCGGACGCGGCCGGGGAGCCCGTAAGGGCAGCGTCACATTCACGCGGAGTTTTTACAGCATACGTCCGCACCCCGCCTCAGGGCACGTTCATTCAGAGGGATCAGCGCATGCCGGCGCGCCGGCAGGACCTGCTTGAGGGCGGTGAGCACGGACTCGAGAGCGACGA contains:
- a CDS encoding rhomboid family intramembrane serine protease, giving the protein MIPIRDINPTERFPVVTLLFIVLNCLVFLHEVLLGPQGEAFVTAFSLVPRKLFSGVGAGQAVPAWATVFTSMFLHGGILHVAGNMLYLWIFGNNIEDSMGRIRFVFFYFLCGAIAAGTHALANAGSTVPMIGASGAISGILGAYLMLFPRARVLTLVILGFYIRTIEVPAMVVLGFWFVLQFLNALISAGTGAGVAWYAHVGGFIAGITLIGVFKRGDVPFGGRKSDSSL